A genomic stretch from Sulfurihydrogenibium azorense Az-Fu1 includes:
- a CDS encoding TlpA family protein disulfide reductase gives MRKFLILLLVIFGFSFGEMRAPDFTLKDEDGKVVKLSDLKDSVVLLNFWATTCHSCKRELPELEKLYQQYKDKVKFYAIVIDTEDPQKIKKSKKEIGFSFPVLIGNYQVMEKYRIIGTPITYVLGKDNTIGKIFIGPQPIEKIKEAIDKQLQRQGA, from the coding sequence ATGAGAAAATTTTTAATTTTACTGCTTGTAATCTTTGGATTTTCCTTTGGAGAGATGAGAGCTCCGGACTTTACTTTAAAAGATGAAGACGGAAAAGTTGTAAAACTTTCAGACTTAAAAGACAGTGTAGTTTTACTTAACTTTTGGGCAACTACATGCCATTCTTGCAAAAGAGAGCTTCCGGAGTTAGAAAAGCTATACCAACAGTACAAAGATAAAGTAAAGTTCTATGCTATAGTCATAGATACAGAAGACCCTCAAAAAATCAAAAAAAGTAAAAAAGAAATAGGTTTTTCTTTTCCAGTTTTAATAGGTAACTATCAAGTTATGGAAAAATATAGAATAATAGGTACTCCTATAACTTACGTTTTAGGGAAAGATAACACCATAGGGAAGATCTTTATAGGACCACAACCAATAGAGAAGATAAAAGAAGCAATAGATAAACAACTTCAAAGACAAGGAGCTTAA
- the nadA gene encoding quinolinate synthase NadA, translated as MNNIVERINQLKKEKNAVILAHYYQRPEIQDIADYIGDSLELSRIAQKSEADIIVFCGVRFMAETAKILNPTKKVLHPNPESGCPMADMATVEGVKKLKEQHPDAVVVSYINTNADVKTVSDIIVTSRNAVKVVKSLDANKIIFVPDQFLGSYVAKQVPEKEFILWKGFCPPHFNLSKDTLLALKKQYPDAKIAVHPECNTDTVEIADFVGSTTQIIEYATTCEADTVIIGTEVGIHHYLKKKNPNKTYVFPQAADYCGSVHCCDMKKNTLDKVLEVLEKETNEVILDEDTIQKARVPLEKMLAIV; from the coding sequence GTGAATAACATTGTTGAAAGAATAAATCAACTTAAGAAAGAAAAGAATGCAGTTATTCTTGCCCATTACTATCAAAGACCTGAGATACAGGATATTGCAGACTACATAGGAGACTCTTTAGAGTTATCAAGGATAGCTCAAAAATCGGAAGCTGATATTATAGTTTTCTGTGGTGTCAGATTCATGGCAGAAACAGCAAAGATACTAAACCCTACAAAGAAAGTACTTCATCCTAATCCAGAAAGTGGATGTCCAATGGCAGATATGGCAACTGTAGAAGGAGTAAAAAAGTTAAAAGAGCAACATCCTGACGCAGTAGTAGTATCTTATATAAACACAAACGCAGATGTAAAAACAGTATCAGATATAATCGTTACTTCAAGAAACGCTGTTAAAGTGGTAAAGTCGTTAGACGCAAATAAAATAATATTTGTTCCAGACCAGTTTTTGGGAAGTTATGTGGCAAAACAGGTTCCAGAAAAAGAGTTTATACTCTGGAAAGGATTTTGCCCTCCCCACTTTAACCTTTCAAAAGATACACTCCTTGCATTAAAAAAACAGTATCCAGATGCTAAAATAGCAGTTCATCCTGAGTGCAACACAGACACAGTAGAAATAGCAGATTTTGTAGGAAGTACAACTCAAATAATAGAGTACGCAACAACCTGTGAAGCTGACACTGTAATAATAGGTACAGAAGTAGGTATACACCATTACCTTAAAAAGAAAAATCCCAACAAAACTTACGTTTTTCCTCAAGCTGCAGACTACTGTGGCTCTGTACACTGCTGTGATATGAAGAAAAATACCCTTGATAAAGTTTTAGAAGTTTTAGAAAAAGAGACTAACGAAGTTATCTTGGATGAAGATACTATACAAAAGGCGAGAGTACCTCTGGAAAAAATGCTGGCTATTGTGTAG
- a CDS encoding metal ABC transporter substrate-binding protein, which yields MRFIYTLIFLFILPSFAQVNVITTIKPLADIVKEVGKDKVIVEYLIPPNVNFHLYEYKPQDVKKVYKADVFIFIGSGEPNVSSIVKSLPKGNVLKVIDIKGIYLIKEEDHNEVHPAVWLDPQNAKVIAKEISSLLSKKDPKNKDFYQKNAENFIKQCDEVLNYGKTKLSTLKNKYFVSYHYEFPYFVNRFGLVYLAEIEMGHGREPTPKHILEVIQKMKKYNVKTVFTSRQFYNSKTVKVVLDQVGGKVVFLDTMGENSSYIEMMRFNIDQVYKELATQ from the coding sequence ATGAGATTTATATACACTTTGATATTTTTATTTATACTTCCTTCTTTTGCCCAAGTAAACGTTATAACAACAATAAAACCCCTTGCTGATATAGTAAAAGAAGTAGGAAAAGATAAAGTAATAGTAGAGTACTTAATACCACCAAATGTAAATTTTCACCTTTATGAATACAAACCTCAAGATGTAAAAAAAGTTTATAAAGCAGATGTTTTTATTTTCATCGGTTCAGGAGAACCAAATGTAAGCAGTATAGTAAAATCTCTTCCGAAAGGTAATGTACTAAAAGTTATTGATATAAAAGGAATCTATCTTATAAAAGAAGAAGACCATAACGAAGTTCATCCAGCTGTTTGGTTAGACCCTCAAAACGCAAAAGTTATAGCTAAGGAAATATCCTCTTTACTTTCTAAAAAGGACCCAAAAAACAAAGACTTTTACCAAAAAAATGCTGAAAACTTTATAAAACAGTGTGATGAAGTCTTAAACTACGGTAAAACTAAACTTTCAACCTTAAAGAATAAATACTTTGTATCATATCACTACGAGTTTCCTTACTTTGTAAACAGATTTGGTTTGGTGTACTTAGCAGAGATAGAGATGGGACACGGAAGGGAGCCTACTCCTAAACATATCTTAGAAGTAATTCAAAAAATGAAAAAGTATAATGTAAAAACAGTATTTACATCAAGACAGTTTTACAATTCTAAAACAGTGAAAGTTGTGTTAGACCAAGTAGGTGGAAAAGTGGTTTTCTTAGATACGATGGGAGAAAATTCTTCTTACATTGAGATGATGAGGTTTAACATAGACCAAGTTTATAAGGAGCTGGCTACACAATAG
- a CDS encoding nicotinate phosphoribosyltransferase has protein sequence MLNKRFVDYDNMSLLTDLYELTMAQVYFEKGLNKTAVFNFFIRPTNKRNYFLFTGLDLLIDYLLNIKFTEEDLEFLRSTGKFKEDFLNYLKDFKFTGNLYAVDEGEIVFANEPIVQVEAPIIQAQIIETFLINTLQISILVGTKALRCYSVASDKILIDFGLRRAHGTDAGMIAARSSYIAGFSGTSNVLAGKIFGIPIYGTMAHSFVMAHESEEKAFENFASVYPENTIFLVDTYDTIEGVKNAIKVAKKKGIRIKGIRIDSGDLLALSREARKLLDINGFRDAIIFASGGINEYKIKELVDKKAPIDGYGVGTELVTSADLPYLDCAYKLVEYDGKPKMKLSTKKMTVPYKKQLYRVFKNEKILKDIVSHFDEHIEDGVKMLKLYIKDGELVRNTPSLHEIREKTLINFKTLPDTFKSITQHMTINPEISPRLIKITEDLRKSIKSGG, from the coding sequence ATGTTAAATAAAAGATTTGTTGACTATGATAATATGTCTCTACTTACAGACCTTTACGAGCTTACTATGGCTCAAGTTTACTTTGAAAAAGGTTTAAATAAAACAGCCGTATTTAACTTCTTTATAAGACCAACTAATAAGAGAAACTACTTTCTTTTTACTGGACTGGATTTACTGATAGATTATCTATTAAATATAAAATTCACGGAAGAAGATTTAGAGTTTTTAAGGTCAACTGGAAAGTTTAAAGAAGATTTTTTAAATTACTTAAAAGATTTTAAATTCACAGGTAACCTCTACGCTGTAGATGAAGGAGAAATTGTATTTGCAAACGAGCCTATAGTTCAAGTAGAAGCTCCAATAATTCAGGCTCAGATTATAGAAACATTTTTAATAAATACATTACAAATATCTATCTTAGTAGGAACAAAAGCTTTAAGATGTTATAGTGTAGCTTCAGATAAAATTTTAATAGATTTTGGACTGAGAAGAGCTCACGGAACTGATGCAGGAATGATTGCAGCCAGAAGCAGTTATATAGCGGGTTTCTCAGGAACTTCAAATGTCTTAGCTGGAAAAATCTTTGGAATACCAATTTATGGAACGATGGCACATTCGTTTGTTATGGCTCACGAAAGTGAAGAAAAAGCTTTTGAAAATTTTGCATCAGTTTACCCTGAAAATACCATATTCTTAGTAGATACTTACGATACTATAGAAGGTGTAAAAAATGCCATAAAAGTAGCAAAGAAAAAAGGCATAAGAATAAAAGGTATAAGAATAGACAGTGGAGATTTATTAGCCTTATCAAGAGAGGCAAGGAAACTTTTAGATATAAACGGTTTTAGAGATGCAATAATATTTGCCAGTGGTGGTATAAACGAGTACAAGATAAAAGAACTTGTAGATAAAAAAGCCCCAATAGATGGCTATGGAGTAGGAACAGAACTTGTTACAAGTGCAGACCTTCCCTATTTAGACTGTGCTTACAAGTTAGTTGAGTATGACGGAAAACCGAAGATGAAACTAAGTACGAAAAAAATGACAGTACCATATAAAAAGCAGCTCTATAGAGTTTTTAAAAATGAAAAGATACTAAAAGACATAGTAAGCCATTTTGATGAACATATAGAAGATGGTGTAAAAATGTTAAAACTTTACATTAAAGATGGGGAGCTTGTAAGGAATACTCCTTCTCTCCATGAGATAAGAGAGAAAACGTTGATAAACTTTAAGACTCTGCCAGACACATTTAAATCTATTACCCAGCACATGACAATCAATCCAGAAATATCTCCAAGACTTATAAAAATCACAGAAGATTTAAGAAAATCAATTAAATCCGGAGGCTAG
- the murC gene encoding UDP-N-acetylmuramate--L-alanine ligase produces MNGIAELLLNQGYTISGSDLKESYTTQRLRELGAKVYIGHSEDNVKDVDVVVYSSAVKPDNPELKKARELGIPTIPRGEMLAELMRFKYGIAIAGSHGKTTTTSMVGTVLGKTGFDPTVVIGGKLEAYGSNAKLGRGEFLVAESDESDGSFLKLTPTIVSINNIDLEHLGFYKDLEDIKNAFVEFANKVPFYGFVVANIDDENVKSIIPRIERKIIKFGLSKDADIRGYDLKLVNGRYKFKINDFGEIHLSVPGIHNVYNALATISICNELGVPFCVIKESLENFKNAKRRFEIKYSDGILVIDDYAHHPTEIKATLSAARDMYGQNRIISVFQPHRYSRVYSLFDEFVESFDIPDIVIITDIYSAGENPIEGVSGQLLADKIRQRRNNVFYVKDVNEAESLLKSIIKNGDVVLTMGAGNITQLSDNLSKYLEERR; encoded by the coding sequence ATGAATGGAATTGCTGAGCTCCTTTTAAACCAAGGTTATACAATTTCAGGAAGTGATTTAAAAGAGTCTTACACAACACAAAGGTTAAGAGAGCTTGGAGCAAAAGTATACATAGGACATAGTGAAGATAATGTTAAAGATGTTGATGTTGTTGTTTACTCTTCTGCTGTAAAACCAGACAATCCAGAGTTAAAAAAGGCAAGGGAGCTGGGTATTCCTACTATTCCAAGGGGAGAGATGCTTGCAGAGTTAATGAGATTTAAGTACGGTATTGCTATAGCAGGCTCCCATGGGAAGACTACTACAACGTCAATGGTAGGAACAGTTTTAGGTAAAACAGGTTTTGACCCAACGGTAGTTATAGGCGGAAAGTTAGAGGCATACGGAAGTAATGCAAAGTTAGGGAGAGGAGAGTTTTTAGTAGCAGAGTCTGACGAAAGTGATGGGTCATTTTTAAAACTTACTCCTACAATTGTTTCAATAAACAACATAGATTTAGAGCATCTTGGATTTTATAAAGATTTGGAAGATATAAAAAATGCATTTGTTGAATTTGCCAACAAAGTACCTTTTTACGGGTTTGTAGTTGCTAATATTGATGATGAAAATGTAAAAAGTATAATTCCAAGAATAGAGAGAAAAATTATTAAATTTGGACTTTCTAAAGATGCAGATATTAGAGGGTACGACTTAAAGCTTGTAAACGGAAGGTATAAGTTTAAAATTAACGATTTTGGAGAGATACATCTATCAGTTCCGGGTATTCATAACGTATACAACGCTCTTGCTACTATTTCTATATGCAACGAGCTTGGAGTTCCTTTCTGTGTTATAAAAGAGTCTTTAGAAAATTTTAAAAACGCAAAAAGAAGGTTTGAGATTAAATACAGTGATGGAATTTTAGTAATAGATGACTATGCACACCATCCTACCGAGATAAAAGCAACCCTTTCAGCTGCCAGAGATATGTATGGTCAAAACCGTATAATATCCGTTTTTCAACCCCATAGATACAGTAGGGTTTACTCTTTGTTTGACGAATTTGTAGAATCTTTTGATATACCTGATATTGTTATCATAACAGATATATACTCAGCAGGAGAAAACCCTATAGAAGGTGTATCAGGACAGTTATTAGCAGACAAGATAAGACAACGAAGGAATAACGTCTTTTACGTAAAAGATGTAAACGAGGCTGAGAGTTTGTTAAAAAGTATAATAAAAAACGGTGATGTTGTTTTAACAATGGGAGCTGGAAACATAACACAGCTGAGTGATAATTTATCAAAGTACTTAGAGGAAAGACGTTAA
- a CDS encoding carbon-nitrogen hydrolase produces MDKVNVGLIQMRCSDDLNENFEKTVEKIKSLAKSGANIVSTQELFKSKYFCQVEDWEYFKLAEVVNEDSPTIKTLQKVAKDNNVVIVASLFEKRTDGIYHNTAVVIDADGKYLGKYRKMHIPDDPHFYEKFYFTPGDLGYKTFKTKYADIGVLICWDQWYPEAARLTALSGAKIIFYPTAIGWLPSEKEQFGKQQYNAWETVQRGHAVANGCYVVAVNRVGFEASPDGNEGIEFWGQSFVSDPYGELLLKASIDKEEELICEIDLSIIDSVRTTWPFFRDRRIDSYQDITKRFID; encoded by the coding sequence ATGGATAAAGTAAATGTTGGACTTATTCAGATGAGGTGTAGCGATGATTTAAATGAAAACTTTGAAAAAACAGTAGAAAAGATAAAGTCTTTAGCAAAAAGTGGAGCTAACATAGTATCTACTCAAGAACTTTTTAAATCAAAGTACTTTTGTCAAGTTGAAGATTGGGAGTATTTTAAACTTGCTGAAGTAGTTAACGAAGATAGCCCTACTATAAAAACGCTACAAAAAGTCGCAAAAGATAACAACGTTGTAATAGTAGCATCACTGTTTGAAAAAAGGACTGACGGAATTTATCACAACACAGCTGTAGTAATAGATGCAGATGGCAAATACTTAGGAAAGTATAGGAAAATGCATATTCCGGATGATCCTCACTTTTACGAAAAGTTTTACTTTACTCCCGGAGATTTAGGGTACAAAACTTTTAAAACAAAGTACGCAGACATAGGGGTTTTAATATGCTGGGACCAGTGGTACCCAGAAGCTGCAAGGTTAACAGCTCTGTCAGGAGCAAAGATAATATTCTACCCTACAGCTATAGGTTGGCTTCCTTCAGAAAAAGAGCAATTTGGAAAACAACAGTACAACGCATGGGAAACAGTTCAAAGGGGACACGCAGTTGCAAATGGTTGCTATGTAGTAGCAGTAAATAGAGTAGGATTTGAAGCCAGTCCAGATGGAAACGAAGGAATAGAGTTTTGGGGACAGAGCTTCGTATCAGACCCTTATGGAGAACTTTTATTAAAAGCGTCGATTGATAAAGAAGAAGAGTTGATTTGTGAAATAGATTTGTCTATAATAGATTCTGTAAGAACTACATGGCCATTTTTTAGAGATAGAAGAATAGACAGCTATCAGGATATAACAAAAAGATTTATAGATTAA
- the cutA gene encoding divalent-cation tolerance protein CutA produces MSYIVVLITTSSFEEAKKIANYLVENKLAACVNIIEKVNSIFFWKGNIENYDESLMIIKTKKDLFEKLKEEVKKLHSYTVPEIIALPIIDGSEDYLNWIEETVGQR; encoded by the coding sequence ATGAGCTATATAGTAGTTTTGATAACTACATCTTCCTTTGAAGAAGCAAAAAAGATAGCAAATTACTTAGTTGAAAATAAGTTGGCAGCATGTGTTAACATTATTGAAAAAGTTAACTCAATATTCTTCTGGAAAGGGAATATAGAAAATTACGATGAATCATTAATGATAATAAAGACAAAAAAAGACCTGTTTGAAAAACTAAAAGAGGAAGTAAAAAAACTACACAGTTATACAGTCCCTGAAATAATAGCCCTTCCAATCATAGATGGGTCAGAGGATTACCTAAACTGGATTGAAGAAACGGTAGGACAAAGATGA
- a CDS encoding slipin family protein, with translation MKDLIPFLIFAVIFIVSILGFDNIVSLLSEFGGVIAMVGFLPILVVLLIVFVATSVKIVNEYERAVIFRLGRVLGKAKGPGLFILIPFIDKMVKVDLRVVTMDVPTQDVITKDNVSVQVDAVVYFKVIDPIKAVVNVENYLYATSQISQTTLRSVCGQAEFDELLSQRDKINAKLQEIIDQETDQWGVKVVAVELKRIDITEELKRAIARQAEAERERRAKVIQAEAEYQAAQKLTEAAELLAKHPLAIQLRYLETISTVGQYSSNTILLPLPVELLDIIKSYKTDKKEC, from the coding sequence ATGAAAGATTTAATCCCTTTTTTAATTTTTGCAGTTATATTTATAGTATCAATCTTAGGATTTGATAACATTGTATCGCTTTTATCAGAGTTTGGAGGTGTGATAGCTATGGTAGGATTTTTACCGATTTTAGTTGTACTTTTGATAGTGTTTGTAGCTACATCAGTTAAGATTGTAAACGAGTATGAGAGAGCTGTAATATTTAGACTTGGTAGAGTTTTAGGTAAGGCTAAAGGTCCCGGTTTATTTATACTTATTCCATTTATAGACAAAATGGTTAAAGTAGATTTAAGAGTAGTTACTATGGACGTTCCTACACAGGATGTAATTACAAAAGATAACGTATCTGTGCAAGTTGACGCAGTAGTTTACTTTAAAGTTATAGACCCAATAAAAGCAGTAGTTAACGTGGAAAACTACCTCTATGCAACATCTCAAATATCTCAAACAACCTTAAGAAGTGTATGTGGTCAGGCAGAGTTTGATGAATTGTTATCCCAAAGGGATAAAATAAACGCAAAATTACAAGAGATAATAGACCAAGAAACAGACCAGTGGGGTGTTAAGGTTGTAGCTGTAGAGTTAAAAAGGATAGACATTACCGAGGAGTTAAAAAGAGCGATAGCCAGACAAGCAGAAGCTGAGAGAGAAAGAAGAGCTAAGGTTATACAGGCCGAAGCAGAGTATCAAGCTGCCCAAAAACTTACAGAGGCTGCTGAACTCCTTGCAAAACATCCACTGGCAATACAGCTTAGATACTTAGAGACAATATCAACAGTAGGTCAGTATAGCTCAAACACTATACTTTTACCTTTACCAGTAGAACTACTTGACATAATCAAGAGTTATAAAACCGATAAAAAGGAGTGTTAG
- a CDS encoding c-type cytochrome has protein sequence MKVLYGFILIFVYIFVIYANEGKDLYIKHGCNACHDPFERKTGPSFKEISQRYGTSKSAVEKVAKLIIKPNPSNWPGFAYMPPYNIPYQDALKLAEYVLIHSQKEEQKKKIYKDLSPDSSEFY, from the coding sequence ATGAAAGTTTTATACGGTTTTATTTTAATATTTGTGTATATTTTTGTAATTTATGCTAATGAAGGTAAAGATCTTTATATAAAACATGGTTGTAATGCTTGCCATGACCCATTTGAGAGAAAAACTGGGCCATCCTTTAAAGAAATATCTCAAAGGTACGGTACAAGTAAATCAGCAGTAGAAAAAGTTGCAAAACTTATAATAAAGCCAAACCCTTCTAACTGGCCCGGATTTGCATACATGCCACCTTATAATATCCCTTACCAAGATGCATTAAAACTTGCAGAGTATGTTTTAATACATTCTCAAAAAGAAGAACAAAAAAAGAAAATTTACAAAGATCTATCTCCTGACAGCTCTGAGTTTTACTAA
- a CDS encoding c-type cytochrome, which produces MKKLVLSTLSVAVMAAGSFAADGKALFQSKGCTACHQAAADTVGPSLKKIAAAYAGKEANLIKFLKGQGKAVVDPAKEAVMKPQINTTKAMKDDELKALAEFILSHK; this is translated from the coding sequence ATGAAGAAGTTAGTTTTATCTACACTTTCAGTTGCAGTAATGGCTGCAGGTTCTTTTGCAGCAGATGGAAAAGCTCTTTTCCAATCAAAAGGTTGTACAGCCTGCCACCAAGCAGCTGCTGACACTGTAGGACCATCTTTAAAGAAGATAGCTGCTGCTTACGCAGGTAAAGAAGCTAACCTTATCAAGTTCTTAAAAGGTCAAGGAAAAGCTGTAGTTGACCCTGCAAAAGAAGCTGTAATGAAGCCACAAATCAACACAACTAAAGCTATGAAAGACGACGAATTAAAAGCTTTAGCTGAATTTATACTCTCACACAAGTAA